The nucleotide window AAAAGGGGGAAATTTAATGGAAATGCAACAGCTTGAACCAAAAAACTCTGGCGCATTTAATAAGTTTTTAAATGTTGTCGAAAAAATAGGTAACAAACTACCTCATCCTTTTTTACTATTCTTATATCTTACATTAATTGTAGTCTTTATTTCTTTTATTTTAGGAACAATGCAGGCAACTGTTCTACATCCTAGTACGGGAGAAGAAGTTGTTGTTAAGAATCTACTTTCGCAAGAAGGGATTCGTTATATCCTCTCTAATACATTAACAAATTTTACAGGATTTGCGCCACTTGGGCTTGTATTAACAATGATGTTGGGGATTGGGCTATCTGAAAAAGTTGGGTTATTCTCAGCATTGATGACAAAGGCAATTACAAAAACACCAAAACGAATTGTGACATTTATGGTTGTCTTTATCGGAATTTTAGGAAATGTTGCTTCTGATGCAGCTTTCGTAGTCATTCCGCCATTAGCAGCTTTAGTCTTCCTATCCCTTGGACGTCACCCACTTGCAGGTTTGGCAGCAGGTTTAGCCGGTGCAGGAATTGGCTTTACGGCAAATATTTTAATTGCAGGAACTGACGCATTATTATCTGGGATTTCTACTGAAATTGCAAAATCAATTGATCCAAATATTGTTGTTACACCGCTTGATAACTGGTTCTTCATGAGTGCTTCTACGTTCCTACTAGCTTTTCTTGGAGCAGTCATTACAGATAAATTCGTAGAACCACGATTAGGTGCATATAAAGGTGAGAAAAAAGCATCGAACACAGAATTAACTTCTTTAGAAAACCGCGCACTTCGTAATACTGGAATTGCAGCTGTTCTTTATATCGGCGTAATTGTTGGGCTTATGGTGATGCCAAATTCACCATTATTAAATGATGATGGAACGATCTTACGTTCACCATTCTTATCAGGAATTGTACCAATTTTATTTGCATTCTTCTTAATTACAGGGATTACTTATGGTGTCTCTGTTAAGAAAATTCAGAAACCTGCGGATGTTCCGAATATTATGGCAGAAGCGATTAAAGATTTATCAAGCTATATCGTTTTAATCTTTATGATTGGCCAATTTATCGGCTACTTTAACTGGACAAACATCGCAACATGGATGGCTGTTCATTTAGCGGATTTCTTAATAATGATTAACTTAACGAATGTCTTTGCTGTTGTTCTATTCGTTTTATTAGTGGCGATTTTAAGTTTATTCATTATAAGTGGTTCAGCATTATGGTCATTAGTAGCGCCAATCTTTGTCCCTACGTTTATGGTACTTGGTTATCATCCAGCCTTCATTCAGCTTGCCTATCGTGTTGGAGAATCTTCTACTAACATGGTAACACCATTAAATACGTATTTCGCGATTATTCTTGGTTTCATGCAGGTTTATAACAAAAAGGCTGGAATTGGAACGCTCATGTCTCTAATGATTCCGTATACAATTGTTTTCTTAATTGCATGGATTATTTTAATGCTTGTGTTTGTGTTCTTTAATATCCCAATCGGTCCTGGGGTAAATTATTTACTAAACTAGGGAGTGCTACATCATGACGATAAAGCTATCAGAGGATTATTTAAATACGCTTATCCAATGGCGGAGGGACTTTCATCAATACCCAGAGCCTGGTTGGTTAGAATTCCGAACGTCAGCTACAATAGCTAATCTATTAGAGGCTTGGGGATTTGACTTAAAGGTTGGAAAAGAAATTATTGCGGGTGAGCGTCTTGGGCTACCTTCTCAAAACGAGATCGACCACTTTTATCAAGCAGCAAAATTAGCTGGCGTTTCAACCAAATGGTTAGAAAAAATGGAGGGCGGCTATACAGGTGTGATCGCAACACTTGATAGCGGGAAGCCAGGCCCTACAATTGCCTTTCGTGTTGATATCGATGCACTTCCAATTACCGAAGCGTCCGATGTGGCACATGTACCTCAAAAACGAGGCTTCCGTTCGAAAATAGAAGGGTATATGCATGCTTGTGGCCATGATAGTCATATTACAATTGGTCTCGGTTTAGCTGAGCAACTTATGCTACATAAGGAAAAACTTAAAGGTAAAATAAAAATTATTTTTCAGCCGGCAGAAGAAGGCGTACGCGGGGGATCTGCAGTCGCTCCCTCTCCGCTTTTAGATGACATTCAATACTTATGTGCACTTCATATTGGAACAGGCATAGCAAAGGGAACATTTGTTGCAGGAAGTGACGGCTTTTTAGCCACATCCAAATATGATGTAACCTTTACTGGTGTTGCCGCCCATTCAGGCGCCTTCCCAGAACAAGGGAAAAACGCTTTACTCGCAAGTGCGCAGTCTGTGTTAGCTATTCATAGTCTCCCTGCTCACAGTAGTGGGGCAAGTCGAGTAAATGTGGGAACATTAAATGCAGGACTTGGTCGTAATATTGTTCCTTCCATTGCGACAATGCAAGTCGAAGTCCGTGGGGAAACGACAGAAATTAATGACTATTATGAGCAACAGTTACTTCATATTTTCCAAGGTGCCGCGCAAATGTATGATGTAAATGTGTCTTATGAAAAGGTTGGCTATGCGATTAGTATTCCATCTGATATAAAGTTAGCTAAGATTTTAGCAAAAACGGCTAGTCATTTAGACGTTCCTGTCATAGAATATAAAAATTTCAAAGCTGGCTCAGAAGATGCGACCTTTTTAATGAAGCGCGTTCAGGAAAATGGTGGGCTCGCATGCTATTCCATTATGGGGACACAATTAGCAGCTGGTCACCATAATGAATATTTCGATATAGACGAAGAAGATATGTTAACTGCAATAGAAATTTGGTTAAACTCAGTTTTCCAAGTTTATGAGGAGGAGAATTAAGCATGGAGAGCGTACAACAAGAAGTAGATAATATTCGAGCCAAATACGAACAGTCCATTATTAACCTGTCAGACCGTATTTGGGAAATTGCTGAAACACGTTTTCAGGAGCATCAGTCTGTGGAACTGCTCACGGGCTATTTACGTGAAATGGGGTTTCATGTAGAAGTAGGAATTGGTGGGCTTGAAACAGCCTTTGTTGCAAAATATGGTTCAACAGGTCCCGTTATCGGTATTTTAGGAGAATATGACGCACTACCAGGATTAAATCAAAAACCTGGAACCCCTATTCGTGATGCATTTGTAAATGGTGCAAACGGGCATGGCTGTGGTCATAATCTCCTAGGTACGGCGGGGATTGCGGCTGTTATGATCATCAAAGAGTTGATTGACCAAGGAAGCGTAAACGGTCAAATTCATTACTATGGCTGTCCAGCAGAAGAGGGCGGTTCGGGTAAAACCTTTATGGTGCGTGAAGGAGTGTTCAATGATGTGGATTTAGCACTTACATGGCACCCTAATTCCTTCACGGGTATTTTTAGTTTTTCTTCCTTAGCAAACTATCAAGTATCATTTGAGTTTGAAGGGATTGCTTCTCATGCAGCCAACTCTCCTGATTTAGGGCGGAGTGCACTAGATGCTGTAGAGATAATGAGTGTAGGTGTAAACTATTTACGTGAACATATTCCTACAAGCGCTAAATTACATTATGCGGTAACAAACACTGGTGGAAGATCGCCAAATGTCGTGCAATCACAAGCAGAAGTACTTTACTTAATTCGTGGCAAGGATATTGCAGAGGTAGACGATGTTTATAAACGGGTAGTGAAAATTGCTGAAGGTGCTGCTTTAATGACTGAAACAAAGGTAAAGGTGAAATTTGATAAAGCTTGTTCGAATTATTTACCAAATGACACGTTAAATAAGGTAGTGTTTAAAAATCTTCAAAAGGTTGGATTACCAAGCTATAATGAGGAAGAGTTAAAGTATGCGAAGGAGATGGTGGCAACTTTGTCACCGAACGAAATTGCATCTGCAAAACAGGAAGTAAAAAAACTTGCAGGCTCAATGGAAGACACGCTTCGAATTGACGATTTAACTACTCCGTTCTTTGAAGAAATCATCCCATATGAACAGTCCAAATTAACGATGGCTGGATCGACGGATGTTGCGGATGTAAGCTGGGTAGTACCTACCGCTCAATTCTTTACGACTTGCTTTGTCTTTGGTACGCCACTTCACACATGGCAGCTAGTGTCACAAGGGAAAACAAGCTTAGCCCATAAAGGCTTACTATACGCTGGTGAAGTATTAGCATTAAGCGCAATCGAGCTTTTTGAAAATCCAGAACTTATTATCGAAGCAAAAAAAGAATTACTCGAACAAACGAAGGGTCAGTATGTAAATCCTATTCCTCCAATGATTAAGCCGAATGCACTTGGAGAAGCATAAATAAATAGATTTAGAGAATTAAACTACCTAGGGATGTGTGAAGCCCTAGGTAGTTTTTGCTTAATTTCAATTTATTATTGATAGGGGGAATTTAGGTACACGTCTATGATAAATAGAACTAATTTATATAAAACGTGCCTATCAACTCTATTATACTTCTCTGTTTATACTAAGTAATTTATCCAACCCCATAACAAAATAAGAGCATAAGATAGATTATCAAATTGAAGGGAGGGAATTATTTATGGCAAGAATTACTTCAGGACCATTTGTTGTGCCTAGATCTGTGGATGGGACGAATAATGGGGTAGTAGAATTCCTGTTAATCGGTATGGATAACGTGGCAAATCGTAGAGTAGCTGCAACTGTAATAGTATATGTTTGTGATACTTCAGATTTATATCCTGCTACACCACAAGAAGTTGAAATTTTCCGTCAGCGAGTAGTTATACCAGCTAGGGATGGCGCGGTTTTAAGAGTAAATGCTGGTCCAAATACGTTTACTGCTAATACTATGCTCCGTGTTGTAGTTGATGGTAATACAGAAGCGGATGAAGCAAATGGTATTGTAGTTGCTTTATGGGGTGGTAAAGCGGATGGGCGTGCAGCAACGTCAATGATCTTCAAGCATGAAGAATTTATAGAAATTGAAAGTTAGCAAACAGAATAAATGGAAGTCTGCTTTGTAACTTGTTAAATTCATCTTTTCAATTGACTCAAGTAAACAGTGATGTTTTTACCTCGACAAACCGCTAGGAACGATTATGAGTGTAGTGACAGGGATATTTTTGCACATAGTGATGGGCTTTAATCTAGGGGTTGGGTTAGTCAATTTAATTCACGGAAATAGTTGAGTTGGTTGATTATTGTGCTCCCTATTAGGTAGACAGATAAAATTAAAATCTGTTTTTCTAATAGGGAGTTTTTTCATGTCAAAAATGTATTATCACCAATGTTTCGATTGATAGTTGCGTACCCTTTATCAAGTTGGAGGAATAATTCGCCCTTGATTATGATTTAGCAACTGTTTTTTCTTCCTCTTGAAGTTGACGCCATAAAATTTTCCCGCTGCTTGTTGTTGGGAAGCGATCGCGGAATTCTACGAGCCGTGGGTATTTATACGCAGCCATTTGCGTCTTTGACCAGTCGATAATATCTTGCTCGGTTACTGTACCTTTTGCTTCTTCATTCAAAATAACGAATGCTTTAACATTTTCACCACGGATTTCATCGGGTATTCCGACAACACATGCTTGCTGAACGGCAGGATGCTTATAGAGCACTGTTTCTACTTCTGTTGGCCAAACTTTAAAGCCGGCCGCGTTAATCATTCGTTTGACACGGTCTACGATGAAGTAGTAGCCTTCCTCATCCACCTTTGCGATATCACCTGTTCGGAAGTATTGCTCGCCGTTTATTTCAACAAAGCAATCTTGATTTTCCGCGTCACGATTATAGTAGCCGTTAAATAGCTGCGGACCGCGTACAATAATTTCACCCTCCTCACCGACAGATACTTCCTGTAACGTAATAGGGTCGATAATGAGTGATTCAACACCGAAAGAAGGAATGCCTAAGCACTGCATTTTCGGGCGATCAGGAGGGTTGAAATGCGTTTGCGATGCTGTTTCGGATAAACCATAGCCTTCCACGTAACGTAAGCCTGTCAGTTCATATAGTTTTTCACCAACGACAGCAGGTAGTACAGCACCGCCACCACCAGTAAGCTTCAATTGGGAAATATCATACTGTACATAGTTTGGATTTGATAAGAAATCGATTAGCATCGTGCTAATATTAATCCAGTGCGAAACGCCGCATGCTTGCATGAGCTGACCAGCTGTATCACGGTGCCAGCGTGTCATAATGACAATTGCAGAACCACCATAAATTGGCGTATTCATACAATGAATCATCCCCATAATATGGAACAGTGGTAATGCTGCAAGTGATACAGAATTTGATGTATACGTCGCCCAGTGGAACGCGCCTAAAGTATTCGCCTGGATTGTTTTATTTGTATGCACACAGCCTTTAGGCAAGCTTGTCGTACCAGATGTATAGGGTAATACGATAATATCATCGCTGACACCTGTAAATGGTGATGGAATCAATTTCTTTTTTAATATAGTTTGCCATACATGGTCATTTTCCAATGGTTGCGGAGCTGTGAGTACTTCGGGCGGCAATTCGCCCACAACATGTGCAGGAGCGATATAGTCGTAATACGCTGCGACAACAATATGCTCAAGTGTTGTCGTTTGCTTTAATGGTGCTACTTTTATTAATAGCTCTTGCCCGATAATAGCATGTTTAATTTGGCAATCTTGTACATAGAATGCTAATTCCTCCGTTGTACACATGGCGTTAATCGGTACAACAATCCCGCGTACGCGTAAAATAGCGTAGTAGGCAATTACGAATTGTGGGGAATTTTGCATAAATAATAACACTTTATCGCCAGGCTTGACACCAAGCTCCTGCTCTAAGTAACCAGCAACATATGTTACTTGCTCTAATATGCTTGCGTAAGTGTAACTTGCTCCATAGTAGTAAATCGCGTCCTTATTCGGATATTTTTTTGCGGTAATTTCAAGGTTTTCATATATCGTTGTTTCTGGAATTGCTAATACTTTTGATACGCGACTTGGCCAAAA belongs to Solibacillus sp. FSL R7-0682 and includes:
- a CDS encoding AbgT family transporter, with the protein product MQQLEPKNSGAFNKFLNVVEKIGNKLPHPFLLFLYLTLIVVFISFILGTMQATVLHPSTGEEVVVKNLLSQEGIRYILSNTLTNFTGFAPLGLVLTMMLGIGLSEKVGLFSALMTKAITKTPKRIVTFMVVFIGILGNVASDAAFVVIPPLAALVFLSLGRHPLAGLAAGLAGAGIGFTANILIAGTDALLSGISTEIAKSIDPNIVVTPLDNWFFMSASTFLLAFLGAVITDKFVEPRLGAYKGEKKASNTELTSLENRALRNTGIAAVLYIGVIVGLMVMPNSPLLNDDGTILRSPFLSGIVPILFAFFLITGITYGVSVKKIQKPADVPNIMAEAIKDLSSYIVLIFMIGQFIGYFNWTNIATWMAVHLADFLIMINLTNVFAVVLFVLLVAILSLFIISGSALWSLVAPIFVPTFMVLGYHPAFIQLAYRVGESSTNMVTPLNTYFAIILGFMQVYNKKAGIGTLMSLMIPYTIVFLIAWIILMLVFVFFNIPIGPGVNYLLN
- a CDS encoding amidohydrolase produces the protein MTIKLSEDYLNTLIQWRRDFHQYPEPGWLEFRTSATIANLLEAWGFDLKVGKEIIAGERLGLPSQNEIDHFYQAAKLAGVSTKWLEKMEGGYTGVIATLDSGKPGPTIAFRVDIDALPITEASDVAHVPQKRGFRSKIEGYMHACGHDSHITIGLGLAEQLMLHKEKLKGKIKIIFQPAEEGVRGGSAVAPSPLLDDIQYLCALHIGTGIAKGTFVAGSDGFLATSKYDVTFTGVAAHSGAFPEQGKNALLASAQSVLAIHSLPAHSSGASRVNVGTLNAGLGRNIVPSIATMQVEVRGETTEINDYYEQQLLHIFQGAAQMYDVNVSYEKVGYAISIPSDIKLAKILAKTASHLDVPVIEYKNFKAGSEDATFLMKRVQENGGLACYSIMGTQLAAGHHNEYFDIDEEDMLTAIEIWLNSVFQVYEEEN
- a CDS encoding M20 family metallopeptidase, which encodes MESVQQEVDNIRAKYEQSIINLSDRIWEIAETRFQEHQSVELLTGYLREMGFHVEVGIGGLETAFVAKYGSTGPVIGILGEYDALPGLNQKPGTPIRDAFVNGANGHGCGHNLLGTAGIAAVMIIKELIDQGSVNGQIHYYGCPAEEGGSGKTFMVREGVFNDVDLALTWHPNSFTGIFSFSSLANYQVSFEFEGIASHAANSPDLGRSALDAVEIMSVGVNYLREHIPTSAKLHYAVTNTGGRSPNVVQSQAEVLYLIRGKDIAEVDDVYKRVVKIAEGAALMTETKVKVKFDKACSNYLPNDTLNKVVFKNLQKVGLPSYNEEELKYAKEMVATLSPNEIASAKQEVKKLAGSMEDTLRIDDLTTPFFEEIIPYEQSKLTMAGSTDVADVSWVVPTAQFFTTCFVFGTPLHTWQLVSQGKTSLAHKGLLYAGEVLALSAIELFENPELIIEAKKELLEQTKGQYVNPIPPMIKPNALGEA
- a CDS encoding long-chain-fatty-acid--CoA ligase encodes the protein MGTQHFKFWPSRVSKVLAIPETTIYENLEITAKKYPNKDAIYYYGASYTYASILEQVTYVAGYLEQELGVKPGDKVLLFMQNSPQFVIAYYAILRVRGIVVPINAMCTTEELAFYVQDCQIKHAIIGQELLIKVAPLKQTTTLEHIVVAAYYDYIAPAHVVGELPPEVLTAPQPLENDHVWQTILKKKLIPSPFTGVSDDIIVLPYTSGTTSLPKGCVHTNKTIQANTLGAFHWATYTSNSVSLAALPLFHIMGMIHCMNTPIYGGSAIVIMTRWHRDTAGQLMQACGVSHWINISTMLIDFLSNPNYVQYDISQLKLTGGGGAVLPAVVGEKLYELTGLRYVEGYGLSETASQTHFNPPDRPKMQCLGIPSFGVESLIIDPITLQEVSVGEEGEIIVRGPQLFNGYYNRDAENQDCFVEINGEQYFRTGDIAKVDEEGYYFIVDRVKRMINAAGFKVWPTEVETVLYKHPAVQQACVVGIPDEIRGENVKAFVILNEEAKGTVTEQDIIDWSKTQMAAYKYPRLVEFRDRFPTTSSGKILWRQLQEEEKTVAKS